The DNA segment GTCATTTTCAAACGGGCAAGTTCAGCCTGCATTTCTAAAATTTTACGTTCTTCAGATCGTTTGGCCATCTTTATCTCCTGCTTTGTGTGCTGTTTGTTTTGCGGCACCGCTCAAATAGGCAAGGTCTTCATGCATATTGCGCAAGGTACCGGCTATTTGCGAATTTTTGTGTTTCCATGATAAAACGGCCCATACTGCCAAAATAAGAATCATCAATAAACAGGCTGCCGAAATGCCGAAAAACACCCAAATTTTGGCTTCGTCGCTCAGCACATGGTTCAAACCCAGCAACAGGCTCACAATACTCAAGGCAAACAATGCGCCGATAATGACGATAGCGGCAAAAATCTTCATCACGCAGCCGGCCTGTTCGCTCAAATCCAGATGCAGCATCCGCAAACGCAGCAGCAACAGGTCGATGCCTTGGTTGAATAATATTTGAAAATGGTTGATATTTCTTTTTAAATTCATACTGATTCCTTTTGAATTAAGGCCGTCTGAACCACACATCAACCATATATGAATGCTGTTGTGTGAATGATGTGTTGTGCCATATTTTATCGAATTCTGATTTTGGCCTGATTGGTATTTTCAGGCTTGCTGATTCGGCATACAAACGGGCAATGAAAGGCCGTCTGAAAGTTTTCAGACGGCCTCTGTTCAGTATATTAACGGCGGTTCAACAAAACGCCCACAACCAAACCGGCCAGTGCAGCAAAGCCCATTGCGTAGTAAGGTTTGTCTTGAATCAGCTCGTCAGCCTGCTTGGCGGTGTTTTTCACCTTTCTTGCGGCCTGATCTTCGAAATCGGAAAACTTCGCTTTAGCAGCGCTCAGTTTATCTTGCAATTTCACTTTCAATGCCTTGGCTTCTTCGGTGCCGGCTTCAACACCGTTGTTGTACAGGTCTTCAACATCGCTCAATACCGAACGGATTTCTTTCATCAATTCATCTTTTTGTTGTTCAAAATCATGTTTCATCTTACTGCTACCTCCTGATAATGGTTGGGAAAAAACTTCTTTACTGCTTTTCCTATATGGCGCTCAGATAAGATTATTCAACTTATATTTAAGTTATAGAATGAATAAAACTGTCAGATAGCGTTAATTTTTTTCAACCGGAAACAATAAAGCCTTTTTGCATGGGTTGCAAAAAGGCTTTGCCGGTATATCGGGCTGTTCATATTTTATATAGTACACCGCTCTAAAGGTAAAACTGTGATACTAAAACAGAAATACGCCCAAACCGATTAATAATGTTGCAGGTTACTTGATACGCATATCGCCTGTTTCAACAAAACGCTGATGCCAAGACAAAGCTTCGCTCAACATGTGCGGCGTATGCAGACCACCTGCTTTTTCGGCGCGGTCGAAGTAATCACGCAGCATGTCGCGGTAATCGGGGTGGGCACAGTTCTCGATAATCAACTTGGCGCGTTGGCGGGGAGCCTTGCCGCGCAAGTCGGCCATACCTTGCTCGGTAACAATGAACATTACGTCGTGTTCGGTGTGGTCGTGATGGGAAACCATCGGCACAATGCAGGAAATAGCACCGTCTTTGGCCACCGACGGGCTTACGAAGAACGAGAAGAAGGCATTGCGGGTAAAGTCGCCCGAACCGCCGATACCGTTCATCATTTTGGTGCCCATCACATGAGTTGAGTTCACATTACCGTAAATATCGGCTTCAATCATGGCGTTCATACCGATTACGCCCAAACGGCGGATCAACTCGGGGTTGTTGGTGATTTCCATCGGGCGCAATACGATTTTGTCGCGCAGAAACTCGATATTGTCGTTAAAGCGTTGCAAAGCATCGGGGCTGAAAGACAATGCGGTTGCCGAGGCCGATTTCATTTTACCGGCAATAATCAGATCCAACATACCGTCTTGCAATACTTCGGTGTAGCCGGTCAGATCATCGAACGGAGCATCAAGCAAACCGGCCAACACGGCATTGGCCACATTGCCTACGCCTGATTGCAGGGGCAGCAGGTTTTTCGGCAAACGTCCCGCTTTTACTTCGTGAGAGAAGAAATCAATGATTTGGGAAGCGATACGCTTGGAATTTTCATCGGGATCGGCAAACTTGCTGTTGCGGTCGAACGCATCGGTTAACACGATGGCAACGATCTTATCCAAATCGCATTCCAAATAATGTGTACCGATACGGTCGTCGGGTTTTACCAGCGGAATCGGTTGGCGGTTGGG comes from the Neisseria dumasiana genome and includes:
- a CDS encoding phage holin family protein, whose protein sequence is MNLKRNINHFQILFNQGIDLLLLRLRMLHLDLSEQAGCVMKIFAAIVIIGALFALSIVSLLLGLNHVLSDEAKIWVFFGISAACLLMILILAVWAVLSWKHKNSQIAGTLRNMHEDLAYLSGAAKQTAHKAGDKDGQTI
- a CDS encoding acetyl-CoA hydrolase/transferase family protein; this encodes MSENHAERVQHEGLRAKIMSADQAAEFVKNGMTLGISGFTGAGYPKALPTAIAERAKAAHARGEEFVIGMITGASTAPECDGVLAAANCVSFRNPFQSDPGIRNSINAGNIFYQDMHLSHVEQQIRNGFYGEMQIAIIEATGITADGKIIPAMGIGHCNEVLKAAKQVIIEVNAKQNALLETMHDVYFDVGTPPNRQPIPLVKPDDRIGTHYLECDLDKIVAIVLTDAFDRNSKFADPDENSKRIASQIIDFFSHEVKAGRLPKNLLPLQSGVGNVANAVLAGLLDAPFDDLTGYTEVLQDGMLDLIIAGKMKSASATALSFSPDALQRFNDNIEFLRDKIVLRPMEITNNPELIRRLGVIGMNAMIEADIYGNVNSTHVMGTKMMNGIGGSGDFTRNAFFSFFVSPSVAKDGAISCIVPMVSHHDHTEHDVMFIVTEQGMADLRGKAPRQRAKLIIENCAHPDYRDMLRDYFDRAEKAGGLHTPHMLSEALSWHQRFVETGDMRIK
- a CDS encoding DUF883 family protein, with product MKHDFEQQKDELMKEIRSVLSDVEDLYNNGVEAGTEEAKALKVKLQDKLSAAKAKFSDFEDQAARKVKNTAKQADELIQDKPYYAMGFAALAGLVVGVLLNRR